Proteins from a single region of Hordeum vulgare subsp. vulgare chromosome 6H, MorexV3_pseudomolecules_assembly, whole genome shotgun sequence:
- the LOC123401529 gene encoding transmembrane protein 230-like produces MAYVDHAFSITDEDDLVGGAIGGPRGAPVKEIAFAAALLAFGVLGVVAGLFMAANQVGGDTAHGIFFMVLGIVMFIPGFYYTRIAYYAYKGYKGFSFSNIPPI; encoded by the exons ATGGCCTACGTGGACCACGCCTTCTCCATCACCGACGAGGACGACCTCGTCGGCGGGGCCATAGGGGGCCCGCGCGGCGCCCCCGTCAAGGAGATCGCcttcgccgccgccctcctcgccttcGGGGTCCTCGGCGTCGTCGCCGGCCTCTTCATGGCCGCCAACCAAGTCGGCGGTGACACCGCACACG GAATATTCTTCATGGTTTTGGGCATTGTAATGTTCATACCTGGATTCTACTACACAAGAATTGCCTACTACGCATACAAAGGATACAAGGGCTTCTCTTTTTCAAACATCCCACCAATCTAA